Below is a window of Candidatus Latescibacter sp. DNA.
GGTTATGGACACGATTGATCTCTACCCGAAAGATATCATGCAGGTGCTTACCTCTGCCGATGCGGTACGCGCCGGAAAGTCGGGAAAAGTAGGCGTCATCCTCTCCATAGAGGGAGCTGCAAAATGGCTCGAAGGGAGAATCGAAACCCTTCATATATTCTATCGTCTTGGGGTGCGTCTTGTGGGCATCACCCACGGGGAAGGCGGGAAAGACCCGAACAACCTCCAGGGTTCCCCAAGTCTTTACCGTCCCTGCACTATGGAAGAACGTGAAGCCGACCGAAAGAACGCGATTGGGCTGACTCCGTTCGGCTTTGAGGTTCTGAAGGCGGAAAATGAGCTGGGTATCGTCACCGATACGGCCCATATCAACGACAAGGCCTTTTATGATGTCATGGAGCATTCCACGAGGCCGCCTATCATGTCCCATACGGCGGTGTTCGCTCTCTGCCAGCACGCGCGGTGCCTTACGGACGACCAGATCAAGGCGCTCGCCGCAAAAGGCGGGGTCATGGGCATCGCCTTCGCCCCCATGTTCATCGACGCCGATCCCGCAAAGGCAACTGTCGACCGCGTGGTGGATCATATCCTGTAT
It encodes the following:
- a CDS encoding dipeptidase, producing METRREFLQKTAAAGIAGIVASRVAPAFAKERVAKSGITLEEAWKVHKKCLIIDGHNDTPVERVARKENPMNWMQKDMSYHTDIPRMKGNGQQYTAFMIVGNGLVANVWATTERVMDTIDLYPKDIMQVLTSADAVRAGKSGKVGVILSIEGAAKWLEGRIETLHIFYRLGVRLVGITHGEGGKDPNNLQGSPSLYRPCTMEEREADRKNAIGLTPFGFEVLKAENELGIVTDTAHINDKAFYDVMEHSTRPPIMSHTAVFALCQHARCLTDDQIKALAAKGGVMGIAFAPMFIDADPAKATVDRVVDHILYAADLVGIDTVGIGTDYDGLGRTIPVVPEVSQLVNLTRAMMARGLTEEEIKKVWGGNFLRVLQKTIDKPRK